Proteins found in one Mytilus edulis chromosome 2, xbMytEdul2.2, whole genome shotgun sequence genomic segment:
- the LOC139510727 gene encoding acetylcholine receptor subunit alpha-like — MYWSRFVTMNNVHRQFVLNLICLSFLVKLCSTYTYTDVDILYKNLTSGYNKQIRPVIDQSEITYIDSSFNIITIQDISEVQGTVTLSGFFSFSWIDKNLAWNPADHNNINSMDFPENILWKPPMVNGNAAKNIKIMTVENMMLAVEEDGRVSFFPGDSFTFTCDIDSSKFPFDTQICTMDLLTWGYSNKTLVFNDGLVATDLMGTNSGWELSSATITGNVFGKLTIPGVEVKFNFKRRSYFFIMNLLLPVNFLGFLNIFVFILPQESGERIGFSITALLAVVVFITIAEDILPATATPKLAALYELLIQDMALSGCIVISVILSSRIYYKKDQQAIPEWIRKCVGFKFCCCNKKHPNFNRHLTEPNSVHVLKSTDKIKVDLQKDENTNELTWETVSKFWDTVSLCFYLLWFIVGNMKFFIDTL, encoded by the coding sequence ATGTACTGGTCAAGATTTGTAACGATGAATAACGTACATCGCCAGTTTGTGTTAAATTtgatctgtttgtcttttctagTAAAACTGTGTAGCACATATACCTATACTGATGTAgacatattatataaaaatctAACAAGTGGATACAATAAACAAATACGGCCAGTAATTGACCAGTCCGAAATTACGTATATAGATTCGTCTTTTAACATTATAACTATCCAGGACATCAGTGAAGTGCAGGGGACTGTAACGTTATCTGGTTTCTTTAGTTTTTCCTGGATAGACAAGAATTTAGCATGGAATCCAGCAGATCATAACAACATAAATAGCATGGACTTTCCGGAAAACATTTTATGGAAACCACCCATGGTTAATGGTAACGCCGCAAAAAACATAAAGATTATGACTGTTGAGAATATGATGTTAGCGGTAGAGGAAGACGGACGAGTATCTTTTTTCCCAGGAGAtagttttacatttacatgtgaTATTGATAGTTCAAAGTTTCCATTCGATACACAGATATGTACAATGGACCTATTGACATGGGGTTATTCTAATAAGACGCTGGTGTTTAATGACGGTCTCGTAGCTACTGATCTGATGGGTACTAACAGTGGATGGGAACTATCAAGTGCAACAATTACCGGAAATGTCTTTGGAAAGTTAACTATTCCGGGAGTCGAAGTCAAGTTCAATTTTAAACGACGATCTTATTTCTTTATCATGAATCTTttacttccggtcaactttttagGATTCCTcaatatctttgtttttattttaccacAAGAATCTGGAGAAAGGATCGGGTTTTCAATAACAGCTTTGTTAGCAGTAGTAGTTTTCATTACTATAGCTGAAGACATCCTACCGGCAACTGCTACCCCAAAATTAGCAGCTTTGTATGAATTACTCATCCAAGATATGGCTTTAAGTGGTTGTATTGTAATTTCTGTTATCTTAAGTTCGAGGATATACTATAAAAAGGACCAGCAAGCCATACCTGAATGGATTCGTAAGTGCGTAGGATTTAAATTCTGCTGCTGCAACAAGAAACATCCTAACTTTAATAGACATTTAACAGAACCAAATtctgtacatgtattaaaatccACAGATAAAATCAAAGTGGACttacaaaaagatgaaaataCCAACGAACTAACGTGGGAGACAGTCAGTAAATTCTGGGATACAGTTtcactttgtttttatttattgtggTTTATAGTAGGCAATATGAAATTTTTCATTGATACGCTATAA